A section of the Tenrec ecaudatus isolate mTenEca1 chromosome 10, mTenEca1.hap1, whole genome shotgun sequence genome encodes:
- the LOC142457912 gene encoding olfactory receptor 13C8: protein MERTNDSMLTEFVLVGLSAHPKLQTVFFVLVLWMYLMILLGNGVLISVIIYDSHLHTPMYFFLCNLSFLDICYTSSSVPLILDSFLTVRKTISFSGCVVQMFLSFAMGATECVLLGMMALDRYVAICYPLRYPVIMSKNTYVPMATGSWVTGLTDSLVQTSLAMQLPFCTNNVISHFVCEILAILKLACADISINVISMAGSNVIVLIIPLLVISVSYVFIVATILRIPSTEGKRKAFSTCSAHLTVVIIFYGTIFFMYAKPKSKNSAGSDHQDIIDALISLFYGVMTPMLNPIIYSLRNKDVKAAVKSMLGRKHFSDGV from the coding sequence ATGGAAAGAACCAATGATTCCATGTTGACAGAATTCGTCCTGGTGGGGCTTTCTGCCCACCCCAAACTCCAGACTGTGTTCTTCGTGCTAGTTTTATGGATGTACCTGATGATCCTGCTGGGAAATGGAGTCCTTATCTCAGTAATCATCTATGATTCTCACCTGCACACCCCCATGTATTTCTTCCTCTGCAATCTTTCCTTCCTGGACATTTGCTACACAAGCTCCTCTGTCCCACTAATCCTCGACAGCTTCCTCACAGTACGGAAAACCATTTCCTTCTCAGGATGCGTGGTGCAAATGTTTCTCTCCTTCGCTATGGGAGCCACGGAGTGTGTGCTCCTGGGCATGATGGCACTTGATCGCTATGTGGCAATCTGCTACCCGCTTCGATATCCTGTGATCATGAGCAAGAACACCTATGTGCCTATGGCTACTGGGTCCTGGGTCACTGGACTTACTGATTCTCTTGTACAGACATCTCTTGCAATGCAGTTACCATTCTGCACTAATAATGTTATTAGCCATTTTGTCTGTGAAATTCTGGCTATCCTGAAACTGGCCTGTGCTGATATTTCCATCAATGTGATTAGTATGGCTGGGTCTAATGTGATTGTTCTCATAATCCCCTTGCTAGTAATTTCTGTGTCTTACGTTTTCATTGTTGCCACCATTTTGAGGATTCCGTCTACCGAAGGGAAACGTAAGGCCTTCTCCACCTGTTCCGCTCATCTAACAGTGGTGATTATATTCTACGGAACCATCTTCTTCATGTACGCAAAACCCAAGTCCAAAAATTCTGCGGGTTCCGATCATCAAGACATCATCGACGCCCTCATCTCCCTCTTCTATGGAGTGATGACTCCTATGCTCAATCCCATCATCTATAGCCTGAGAAACAAGGATGTCAAGGCTGCTGTGAAGAGCATGCTGGGTAGAAAACACTTCTCTGATGGCGTATAA
- the LOC142457911 gene encoding olfactory receptor 13C4: protein MGNQTFWKEFILIGLSGYPKLEIIFFALILVMYLVILMGNGVLILASIFDSRLHTPMYFFLGNLSFLDICYTSSSVPSTLVSLISKKRNISFSGCAVQMFLGFAMGSTECFLLGVMAFDRYVAICNPLRYPVIMNKLAYVLMASLSWLSGGVNSIVQTTLAMRLPFCQNNIINHFLCEILAVLKLACADISLNITTLTLSNMVFLVLPLLIIFFSYMFILYTILRMNSAAGRRKAFSTCSAHLTVVIIFYGTIFFMYAKPKSREMPGGTQMQASEGLISMFYGVVTPMLNPIIYSLRNKDVQAAVKYLLRRRALINR from the coding sequence ATGGGAAATCAGACATTTTGGAAAGAATTTATTCTCATCGGACTCTCTGGTTATCCAAAGCTTGAGATAATTTTCTTTGCACTGATTCTCGTCATGTATCTAGTGATTCTAATGGGCAACGGGGTTCTCATCCTAGCAAGCATTTTTGATTCGCGTCTtcacacccccatgtacttcttcctgggCAACCTCTCTTTCCTGGATATTTGCTACACTTCCTCCTCAGTTCCCTCAACCCTGGTGAGCTTGATCTCAAAGAAAAGAAACATCTCCTTCTCTGGGTGTGCTGTGCAGATGTTCCTAGGATTTGCAATGGGTTCAACGGAGTGTTTCCTCCTCGGTGTGATGGCTTTTGATCGCTACGTGGCCATCTGCAACCCACTGAGGTACCCTGTCATCATGAATAAGTTGGCATATGTGCTGATGGCTTCTTTATCATGGCTCTCTGGTGGAGTCAATTCCATTGTGCAAACAACACTTGCCATGAGACTGCCTTTCTGTCAAAAcaacattataaatcatttccTATGTGAGATTTTGGCTGTCTTAAAATTAGCTTGTGCTGATATATCCCTTAACATTACTACTCTAACACTTTCCAATATGGTCTTCCTAGTTCTTCCACTTCTGATTATCTTCTTCTCCTACATGTTCATTCTTTACACCATCTTGAGAATGAACTCAGCCGCAGGAAGACGCAAAGCCTTTTCCACCTGCTCAGCGCACTTGACAGTGGTGATCATCTTTTATGGAACCATCTTCTTTATGTACGCAAAACCCAAGTCCCGAGAAatgcctggggggacacagatgCAAGCTTCAGAGGGACTCATTTCTATGTTTTATGGGGTAGTGACCCCCATGCTGAATCCGATCATTTACAGCTTGAGAAATAAGGACGTGCAGGCTGCTGTGAAGTATTTGCTGAGACGGAGGGCTCTTATTAACCGGTAA